In a single window of the Agrobacterium vitis genome:
- a CDS encoding YcjX family protein, producing MPPSMTSFTDETRIALDNLADRASNLLYPTIRLGVTGLSRAGKTVFISSLVHNLLNGGRLPLFEPLQSGRISRVTLEPQPDDAVPRFQYEDHIRALVRDRVWPGSTRAISELRLVVEYQSASSWGRIFSSGKLAIDIVDYPGEWLLDLPLLAQDYETFSRNTVELAQTGIRKELSARWLGLASRVDPDAPADETTARQLAEAFADYLKACKADERSLSTLPPGRFLMPGDLDGSPALTFAPLALKPDTKIVRGSLRAMMERRYESYKSVVVKPFFREHFARLDRQIVLVDALQAINRGPEAVQDLERALADVLTCFRPGSSSWLRGLLGRRIDKVLVAATKADHLHHESHEQLQAVTRRLVDGAITSIGMAGAGIEVVALASVRATREATVKQDGHLLPVVVGTPMQGETIGNERFDGNRKTAVFPGDLPDNIESLFQTPKSGKDTGPDLNIIRFRPPELDETGGGIKLSIPHIRLDRALQFLLGDRLA from the coding sequence GTGCCGCCATCCATGACCAGCTTTACCGACGAGACCCGCATCGCGCTTGACAATCTTGCCGACCGGGCCTCGAACCTGCTGTATCCAACGATCCGTCTCGGGGTCACGGGCCTGTCGCGGGCTGGCAAAACCGTGTTCATCTCCTCGCTGGTCCATAATCTGCTGAATGGCGGTCGCCTGCCCTTGTTCGAGCCGCTGCAATCAGGCCGGATTTCCCGCGTCACATTGGAGCCGCAGCCGGATGATGCCGTGCCGCGCTTTCAATATGAAGACCATATTCGCGCCCTGGTCCGCGATCGGGTCTGGCCGGGCTCTACCCGGGCCATTTCAGAACTGCGACTGGTGGTGGAATATCAGAGCGCCAGCAGCTGGGGCCGGATATTTTCCTCCGGCAAGCTCGCCATCGATATCGTCGATTATCCGGGCGAATGGCTGCTGGATCTGCCGCTTCTCGCTCAGGATTATGAAACCTTCAGCCGCAACACCGTGGAACTGGCCCAGACCGGCATTCGCAAGGAATTGTCGGCGCGCTGGTTGGGATTGGCGAGCCGTGTCGATCCGGATGCGCCCGCCGATGAAACCACCGCCCGCCAATTGGCGGAGGCCTTTGCCGACTACTTGAAAGCCTGCAAGGCCGATGAGCGGTCGCTTTCAACGCTGCCGCCTGGCCGTTTCCTGATGCCGGGCGATCTTGATGGATCTCCGGCACTGACCTTCGCACCGTTGGCGTTGAAGCCCGACACCAAGATCGTCAGGGGTTCGCTGCGCGCCATGATGGAGCGCCGCTACGAATCCTATAAAAGCGTGGTGGTCAAACCGTTCTTCCGTGAACATTTCGCCCGTCTCGACCGCCAGATCGTGCTTGTCGACGCGCTCCAGGCCATCAATCGCGGTCCGGAAGCGGTGCAGGATCTGGAGCGGGCGCTGGCCGATGTGCTAACTTGCTTTCGCCCCGGCAGTTCCAGCTGGCTGCGGGGCTTGCTTGGACGGCGGATCGACAAGGTTCTGGTGGCCGCCACCAAGGCCGATCATTTGCATCATGAAAGCCATGAGCAATTGCAGGCCGTCACCAGACGGCTGGTGGATGGGGCGATCACCTCCATCGGCATGGCGGGCGCGGGCATTGAGGTGGTTGCCCTGGCCTCGGTGCGGGCAACGCGGGAAGCGACCGTCAAGCAGGATGGTCATCTGCTGCCAGTCGTTGTCGGCACGCCCATGCAGGGCGAAACGATCGGCAATGAGCGCTTCGATGGCAACCGCAAGACAGCGGTCTTTCCCGGCGATCTGCCGGATAATATCGAAAGCCTGTTTCAAACGCCAAAATCGGGAAAAGACACCGGGCCGGACCTCAACATTATAAGGTTTCGCCCGCCGGAACTGGACGAAACTGGCGGCGGCATCAAGCTGTCCATTCCGCACATCAGGCTCGACCGCGCCCTGCAATTTCTCCTCGGAGACCGTCTGGCATGA
- a CDS encoding YcjF family protein gives MSKTPEEQRPMPRRPAAFSLEEPSSSPARPPFVEAPEPQRRTPKSFDANVTITPDAEDPFLAGLSEDDAIVPIARPAKRRFSFGKLAGAAFGALASFAIGLWIDDLIRDLFTRADWLGYTALTLLGIGLLALTVVVIRELAGIYRLNAVQAIKQRASALSLQGTASEARKLVKEVEDLTQHRAETARGRSVLKAAENDIIDAPHLIALAERELLAPLDAKARSLIINASKRVSVVTAVSPRALVDLAYVLFEVVRLVRAMAELYGGRPGSIGMLRLLRDVFAHLAVTGSIAIGDGLAQQVLGHGLASRLSARLGEGVINGLMTARIGIAAMDLCRPLEFKALRRPGIGDFMPALKPTINPDTKAL, from the coding sequence ATGAGCAAGACACCAGAAGAGCAACGCCCAATGCCACGCCGGCCTGCGGCCTTTTCGCTTGAGGAGCCATCCTCCTCCCCTGCCCGCCCGCCTTTTGTCGAGGCGCCCGAACCGCAAAGGCGCACGCCGAAAAGCTTCGATGCCAATGTGACGATCACGCCCGATGCTGAGGACCCGTTCCTGGCAGGCTTGAGCGAAGACGACGCCATCGTCCCGATTGCAAGGCCTGCCAAGCGCCGCTTTTCCTTCGGCAAGCTTGCCGGTGCCGCATTCGGCGCGCTTGCCTCCTTCGCCATCGGTCTCTGGATCGATGACCTGATCCGAGATCTTTTCACCCGCGCCGATTGGCTTGGTTACACCGCACTGACGTTGCTGGGCATCGGCCTATTGGCGCTGACTGTCGTGGTGATCCGGGAATTGGCGGGCATTTACCGGCTGAATGCCGTGCAGGCCATCAAACAGCGCGCCAGCGCACTTTCCTTGCAGGGAACAGCCAGCGAAGCGCGCAAACTGGTCAAGGAGGTCGAGGATCTGACCCAGCACCGGGCAGAAACCGCGCGGGGCCGGAGTGTGCTGAAAGCGGCTGAAAACGACATTATCGATGCACCGCATCTGATTGCCCTGGCCGAGCGGGAATTGCTGGCGCCTCTGGATGCCAAGGCGCGCAGCCTGATTATCAACGCCTCAAAGCGGGTGTCTGTGGTCACCGCCGTCAGCCCGCGCGCCCTTGTCGATCTTGCCTATGTGCTGTTTGAAGTGGTGCGCCTGGTGCGCGCCATGGCGGAACTTTACGGTGGTCGCCCCGGCTCCATCGGCATGTTGCGGCTGCTGCGCGATGTCTTTGCCCATCTGGCCGTGACCGGATCGATTGCCATTGGCGATGGCCTTGCCCAGCAAGTTCTGGGTCACGGCCTTGCCTCACGGCTTTCGGCACGGCTTGGCGAAGGGGTGATCAACGGACTGATGACAGCAAGAATCGGTATTGCCGCCATGGACCTCTGCCGCCCCTTGGAGTTCAAAGCGTTAAGACGTCCAGGCATTGGAGACTTTATGCCAGCGCTAAAACCGACCATCAATCCAGACACCAAGGCATTGTAA
- the folK gene encoding 2-amino-4-hydroxy-6-hydroxymethyldihydropteridine diphosphokinase — protein sequence MTITDKRAPVIAALGLGGNIGEPAQAMAAALKALDERPDCTVLAVSLLYRTPPWGKLDQADFFNSCALVRTTLPPSALLSVCLELERVMKRERRERWGPRTLDIDILLYGDQTIEEDHLSIPHPRMVQRAFVLQPLCDIGSDLVVDGRSVADWLGQADAHDIVVADTDPLWWKRS from the coding sequence TTGACCATCACCGATAAGCGCGCCCCGGTGATCGCAGCGCTCGGGCTGGGTGGCAATATCGGCGAACCGGCGCAGGCCATGGCAGCAGCACTAAAAGCCCTGGACGAGCGCCCGGATTGCACGGTGCTGGCGGTCTCGCTGCTTTATCGCACGCCGCCCTGGGGAAAGCTGGATCAGGCGGATTTCTTCAATAGCTGCGCACTGGTGCGCACCACGTTGCCGCCATCCGCGCTGCTTTCGGTCTGTCTGGAGCTTGAGCGGGTGATGAAACGCGAGCGTCGGGAGCGCTGGGGTCCGCGCACGCTCGATATCGATATTCTGCTCTATGGGGATCAAACCATCGAGGAGGATCACCTGTCGATCCCGCATCCGCGCATGGTGCAGCGGGCGTTCGTCCTTCAGCCGCTCTGTGATATCGGCAGCGACCTTGTGGTAGATGGCAGGTCGGTGGCCGACTGGCTGGGGCAGGCGGATGCCCATGATATCGTCGTCGCCGATACCGATCCGCTCTGGTGGAAAAGGAGCTGA
- the folB gene encoding dihydroneopterin aldolase: protein MAETYTITLKNCGFFARHGLHEQEKFLGQRFFIDAELELRFSSALETDELAGTVDYGVAFNLIEEIVTGKRRYLIEALALDIAKSLCDRFEQILRAKITVRKPSAPITGMLDYVEVSVDHHR, encoded by the coding sequence ATGGCTGAGACCTATACAATCACACTGAAGAATTGCGGGTTTTTCGCCCGGCACGGCCTGCATGAGCAGGAGAAATTTCTGGGCCAGCGTTTTTTCATCGATGCCGAACTGGAGCTGCGGTTTTCCTCGGCTCTGGAAACCGATGAACTGGCAGGAACGGTTGATTATGGCGTAGCCTTCAACCTCATCGAAGAAATCGTCACCGGCAAGCGCCGCTACCTGATCGAGGCTTTGGCGCTTGATATCGCCAAATCGCTATGTGACCGGTTCGAACAGATCCTGCGGGCGAAGATCACCGTGCGCAAGCCGAGCGCGCCGATTACCGGCATGCTCGATTATGTCGAGGTTTCCGTTGACCATCACCGATAA
- the folP gene encoding dihydropteroate synthase, with protein MKISNQQWHLAHGRSLTLGPQARLMAIVNVTPDSFSDGGAHSSRDEALRFALQCLEDGADILDIGGESTRPGADAVSATQEQDRILPVIEALARDTDALISVDTYRAETARLALAAGAHIVNDVHGLQREPEIADVAAAAGAGLCIMHTGRGRDVLADPIADQRLFFESSLAIARNADVAAETIVLDPGFGFAKETVEANIGLMARCHELLDLGYPLLVGTSRKRFLGTLTGRDAAGRDVATAASSVLLRLQGAAIFRVHDVRTNRDALAVADAMLTMAPDDGPAAQARLREGRIDG; from the coding sequence GTGAAGATCTCAAATCAGCAATGGCATCTGGCGCATGGCCGTAGCCTGACGCTCGGGCCTCAGGCTCGCCTGATGGCGATCGTCAATGTCACACCGGATTCGTTTTCGGATGGTGGCGCCCATTCCAGCCGTGATGAGGCCCTGCGCTTTGCGCTGCAATGTCTCGAGGATGGCGCCGATATCCTCGATATCGGTGGCGAATCGACAAGGCCGGGGGCAGATGCCGTCTCTGCCACCCAGGAGCAGGACCGCATCCTGCCGGTCATCGAAGCCCTGGCGCGCGACACCGATGCGCTGATCTCCGTGGATACCTATCGGGCCGAGACGGCGCGGCTGGCACTGGCCGCCGGTGCGCATATCGTCAATGATGTGCATGGTTTGCAGCGCGAGCCGGAGATTGCCGATGTGGCTGCCGCAGCCGGGGCAGGGCTCTGCATCATGCATACCGGCCGGGGCCGCGATGTTCTGGCCGATCCGATTGCCGATCAGCGGCTGTTTTTCGAAAGCTCACTTGCTATCGCCCGTAATGCCGATGTAGCAGCAGAGACGATTGTGCTCGATCCCGGATTCGGCTTTGCCAAGGAAACCGTGGAGGCCAATATCGGCCTGATGGCGCGCTGTCATGAATTGCTGGATCTGGGCTATCCGCTGTTGGTGGGGACATCGCGCAAGCGCTTCCTCGGCACATTGACCGGGCGCGACGCGGCGGGGCGCGATGTGGCAACGGCGGCAAGCTCGGTTCTGCTAAGACTACAGGGGGCTGCCATATTCAGAGTACATGATGTAAGGACAAATCGCGATGCCCTGGCAGTGGCGGATGCAATGCTAACCATGGCCCCCGATGACGGGCCCGCCGCGCAGGCGCGGCTGCGGGAAGGACGGATCGATGGCTGA
- a CDS encoding DUF922 domain-containing Zn-dependent protease — translation MAKRKGTLVCATLVSRMIVSGMVLVVIGTAGMAQAETIIRKSTVYFPIGGRTATDLDQELERKGPHTVSTGTRHPGATRIRFGGTMDYVRHQGSCAISNIKVTVSIKVIVPRWKNRHSANPQLGLIWDTLSADINRHESRHAEIAVQHARDLDQKLKALPSATSCEELQEEVSVLTDQVTQEHDADQLRFDRIEAVNFNDRIMRLLKYRYTKTQAHHD, via the coding sequence ATGGCCAAAAGAAAAGGCACTCTGGTTTGTGCCACGCTCGTCTCCCGCATGATTGTCTCTGGCATGGTACTCGTGGTCATCGGCACGGCAGGCATGGCACAGGCGGAAACCATTATCCGCAAATCGACCGTCTATTTCCCGATTGGCGGGCGAACAGCGACTGATCTCGACCAAGAACTGGAGCGCAAAGGCCCGCACACGGTCAGCACCGGAACCCGCCACCCGGGCGCGACACGCATCCGTTTTGGCGGCACCATGGACTATGTGCGTCATCAGGGCAGCTGCGCCATTAGCAATATCAAGGTGACGGTGTCGATCAAGGTGATTGTGCCGCGCTGGAAAAACCGTCATTCGGCCAATCCGCAACTCGGATTGATCTGGGATACGCTATCGGCCGATATCAATCGCCACGAATCCCGTCATGCCGAAATCGCGGTGCAGCACGCCCGCGACCTCGATCAAAAGTTAAAGGCTCTGCCCAGCGCCACCTCCTGCGAAGAACTACAGGAAGAAGTTTCGGTGTTGACGGATCAGGTCACGCAGGAACACGACGCCGACCAGTTGCGGTTCGACCGCATCGAAGCGGTTAATTTCAACGACCGGATCATGAGGCTGCTGAAATACCGCTACACGAAAACGCAAGCCCATCACGACTGA
- a CDS encoding 2Fe-2S iron-sulfur cluster-binding protein encodes MTQLTIVAFDGTRFDLDAADGSTVMENAVRNSVPGIDAECGGACACATCHVYVDEAWVEKTGGPAPMEEDMLDFATDVRPNSRLSCQIKIGPALDGLVVHVPERQG; translated from the coding sequence ATGACCCAGTTGACCATTGTCGCCTTTGATGGCACCCGCTTTGACCTTGATGCCGCCGATGGCTCGACCGTGATGGAAAACGCCGTGCGCAATTCGGTTCCCGGCATCGATGCCGAATGCGGCGGAGCCTGCGCCTGTGCCACCTGTCATGTCTATGTCGACGAAGCCTGGGTGGAAAAGACCGGCGGTCCAGCGCCAATGGAAGAGGACATGCTGGATTTCGCAACTGATGTGCGGCCCAATTCCAGGCTTTCCTGTCAGATCAAGATCGGCCCGGCGCTGGACGGTCTTGTCGTGCATGTGCCTGAGCGCCAGGGATAA
- a CDS encoding Hpt domain-containing protein codes for MAAVNIAFEAPEVQSGLSPSKARPIDLVHLATQTMGDKALEIEVLQMFAKQARSCLQGLANASADPVAIAHRLKGAASAVGAFKVADAAAEVEGKGPDAARIAAITATVVEAEHFILKLCRI; via the coding sequence ATGGCTGCCGTCAATATCGCTTTCGAAGCTCCAGAAGTACAATCCGGACTGAGCCCGTCCAAGGCCAGACCGATCGATCTGGTCCATCTTGCCACGCAGACCATGGGCGACAAGGCCTTGGAAATCGAGGTTTTGCAGATGTTTGCAAAGCAGGCACGCAGCTGTCTGCAGGGGCTTGCCAATGCGTCCGCTGATCCGGTTGCCATTGCCCATCGTCTGAAGGGTGCGGCCAGCGCCGTCGGTGCGTTCAAGGTCGCAGATGCTGCTGCCGAAGTCGAAGGCAAGGGCCCCGATGCAGCCCGGATTGCGGCGATTACCGCAACTGTCGTTGAAGCCGAGCACTTCATTCTGAAGCTTTGCCGTATCTGA
- a CDS encoding agmatinase, with translation MSANPSFLGFPLRLSEGRKPEIVIFGAAHGSTYAGRDSGGHALAPDAIRVASQEDAGLIDHWDFDLGGLLFDNKPACCIDVGNISTIMHDNLGNRTKIEAKTREILASSAVPVVLGGDDSIPIPFVSGFSQHGPVWVLQIDAHIDWRDDIDGERYGYSSPMRRISEMPHVAGIVQVGMRGVGSAGITEIEAAQQYGSRIITSRTVHARGIEAVLQHIPEGAQTVITLDCDGLDPSVMPGVTARTPGGLTYIQVIDLIAGVGKRGRIAGFDLVELYPPADIDNLSALTAARLVVNVIGAIMRQE, from the coding sequence ATGAGCGCAAATCCTTCCTTTCTTGGCTTTCCGTTGCGGCTCTCGGAGGGACGCAAACCCGAAATCGTGATTTTCGGAGCTGCTCACGGCAGCACCTATGCAGGACGGGATAGCGGCGGTCACGCCTTGGCTCCGGATGCTATCCGCGTTGCCAGCCAGGAAGATGCGGGATTGATCGACCATTGGGATTTCGATCTCGGGGGTCTGCTTTTCGATAACAAACCGGCTTGCTGCATCGATGTCGGTAATATCTCGACGATCATGCACGATAATCTTGGCAACAGAACCAAAATCGAGGCGAAAACACGGGAGATCCTGGCATCTTCGGCTGTTCCAGTCGTGTTGGGCGGCGATGATTCCATCCCGATTCCCTTTGTCTCAGGCTTTTCGCAGCACGGACCTGTTTGGGTCCTGCAAATCGATGCCCATATTGATTGGCGCGACGACATAGATGGCGAACGCTATGGCTATTCGAGCCCGATGCGCCGGATCAGTGAAATGCCGCATGTCGCCGGTATCGTGCAGGTCGGCATGCGCGGCGTCGGTAGTGCAGGTATTACCGAAATTGAGGCGGCGCAGCAGTATGGCAGTCGCATAATAACCTCTCGCACAGTTCACGCTCGGGGTATCGAAGCCGTGCTCCAGCACATCCCGGAGGGCGCACAAACCGTCATTACTCTCGATTGCGATGGTCTTGATCCCTCGGTCATGCCGGGTGTCACGGCACGGACGCCTGGCGGTCTTACTTACATCCAGGTCATCGACCTGATCGCGGGTGTAGGCAAGCGGGGCAGAATTGCCGGGTTCGATCTTGTCGAACTCTATCCTCCCGCTGACATCGATAACCTCTCCGCTTTGACCGCTGCACGTCTTGTCGTCAATGTCATTGGGGCCATCATGCGGCAGGAATGA
- a CDS encoding serine hydrolase domain-containing protein — protein MLKRLLFQASLTLFMALSLGSAHAQPWQSIDPGVAGWNVDRLKAAQDYSTRLKPTAVMVVQDGKVIARWGDVSRKVNVASIRKSLLSALYGIAVSEGRINLENTLENLKIDDKPPALTAAEKQATIRDLLMARSGIYHPAASETDEMRSKRPERGSHAPGSFWWYNNWDFNALGTIYRQQTGEDIFQSFAQRIAAPLGMEDFSVRDGHYINVAQSEHPAFPVSLSARDAARFGQLYLDGGRWNGRQVIPGSWVKDSTKPYSQTDRGSMGYGYLWWTLNPAVFGEGAALASGYGGQAIAIIPQKRLVVVQVVDASQNPKGIRTSHFVTMLQILATAAPLGNEPGSRK, from the coding sequence ATGCTCAAACGTTTACTTTTCCAAGCTTCACTGACTCTGTTCATGGCGCTCTCCCTGGGAAGTGCCCATGCTCAGCCCTGGCAGAGTATTGATCCGGGGGTAGCTGGATGGAATGTCGACAGGCTGAAAGCCGCTCAGGATTATTCCACTCGGTTGAAGCCGACCGCCGTTATGGTGGTTCAGGATGGAAAGGTGATTGCTCGTTGGGGTGACGTTTCGCGCAAGGTGAACGTGGCGTCGATCCGGAAGAGCTTGTTGAGTGCGCTCTACGGAATAGCCGTATCCGAGGGCCGCATAAACCTCGAGAATACACTTGAAAATCTGAAGATTGATGACAAGCCTCCCGCCCTTACCGCGGCAGAAAAACAAGCGACTATCCGTGACTTGCTGATGGCGAGATCAGGAATTTATCATCCTGCGGCCTCCGAAACCGACGAGATGCGGAGCAAACGGCCAGAACGTGGAAGCCATGCACCGGGCTCGTTCTGGTGGTACAACAACTGGGATTTCAATGCCCTCGGCACGATCTATCGCCAGCAGACAGGCGAGGATATTTTCCAGAGCTTTGCGCAGCGCATTGCTGCGCCGCTCGGCATGGAGGATTTCTCGGTGCGTGACGGCCATTATATAAATGTTGCTCAGTCGGAGCATCCTGCTTTCCCGGTCAGTCTCAGCGCCAGGGATGCCGCCCGTTTTGGTCAGCTTTATCTGGATGGCGGTCGATGGAACGGCAGGCAGGTGATTCCCGGATCATGGGTAAAGGATTCCACAAAGCCTTACTCCCAAACCGATCGGGGAAGCATGGGTTATGGTTATCTGTGGTGGACATTGAACCCTGCCGTATTCGGGGAAGGAGCGGCTCTGGCATCCGGCTATGGCGGTCAGGCTATAGCAATTATCCCTCAAAAACGTTTGGTCGTCGTGCAGGTTGTCGACGCTTCACAAAATCCCAAAGGCATTCGAACAAGCCATTTCGTGACCATGCTGCAAATCCTCGCGACGGCTGCTCCTTTGGGCAATGAACCAGGATCTAGGAAATGA
- a CDS encoding CTP synthase, with product MKPMARYVFITGGVVSSLGKGIAAAALGALLQARGYRVRLRKLDPYLNVDPGTMSPTQHGEVFVTDDGAETDLDLGHYERFTGRSATKTDNITTGRIYKNIIDKERRGDYLGATVQVIPHVTNEIKDFIVEGNSDYDFVICEIGGTVGDIEAMPFVEAIRQLGNELPRGAAIYVHLTLMPYIPAAGELKTKPTQHSVKELQALGIHPDILLVRADREIPEPERRKLSLFCNVRPSAVIQALDVANIYDVPMAYHKEGLDNEVLAAFGIEPAPKPRLDAWEEVSNRIRTPEGEVTIAIVGKYTGLKDAYKSLIEALHHGGIANRVKVKLEWIESEVFEKEDPAPYLEKVHGILVPGGFGERGSEGKILAAQFARERKVPYFGICFGMQMAVVEAARHLAGIEQASSTEFGQTSEPVVGLMTEWMKGNELEKRSAAGNLGGTMRLGAYKAALKKDSRIADIYGSTEISERHRHRYEVNVDYKQRLEDCGLVFAGMSPDGLLPETVEYPDHPWFVGVQYHPELKSRPLDPHPLFKSFVEAALEQSRLV from the coding sequence GTGAAGCCCATGGCGCGATATGTATTCATCACAGGCGGCGTGGTTTCCTCTCTTGGTAAGGGAATAGCGGCTGCGGCACTCGGGGCTTTGTTACAGGCACGTGGTTATCGCGTGCGGCTGCGCAAACTGGACCCCTATCTCAACGTTGACCCGGGCACCATGAGCCCGACTCAGCACGGTGAAGTCTTCGTCACCGACGACGGCGCCGAGACGGATCTCGATCTCGGCCATTACGAACGCTTCACGGGGCGCTCGGCCACCAAGACCGATAACATCACCACCGGACGGATCTACAAGAACATTATCGACAAGGAACGGCGCGGCGATTATCTCGGCGCAACTGTTCAGGTCATTCCGCATGTCACCAACGAGATCAAGGATTTCATCGTTGAGGGCAATAGCGACTATGATTTCGTGATCTGCGAAATCGGCGGCACAGTGGGCGACATCGAGGCCATGCCTTTCGTGGAAGCCATTCGCCAGTTGGGCAATGAGCTGCCGCGCGGCGCTGCGATCTATGTGCATTTGACGCTGATGCCTTACATTCCAGCGGCTGGCGAGTTGAAGACCAAGCCAACCCAGCATTCCGTCAAGGAATTACAGGCTCTCGGTATTCATCCTGATATTCTGCTGGTGCGTGCGGATCGGGAAATTCCCGAACCAGAACGTCGCAAGCTGTCGCTGTTTTGCAATGTCCGTCCGTCGGCGGTTATTCAGGCGCTGGATGTTGCCAATATCTATGACGTGCCCATGGCCTACCACAAGGAAGGGCTGGACAATGAAGTCCTGGCTGCCTTTGGCATCGAACCGGCTCCCAAGCCACGTCTCGATGCCTGGGAAGAGGTTTCCAACCGCATCCGCACCCCGGAAGGCGAGGTTACCATTGCCATCGTTGGCAAATATACCGGCCTCAAGGATGCTTATAAGTCGCTGATCGAAGCGCTTCACCATGGCGGCATTGCCAACCGGGTGAAGGTCAAGCTTGAGTGGATCGAATCCGAGGTGTTCGAGAAGGAAGACCCGGCTCCTTACCTCGAAAAGGTCCATGGCATTCTGGTACCCGGCGGCTTTGGCGAGCGTGGGTCGGAAGGCAAGATCCTGGCCGCGCAGTTTGCGCGTGAGCGCAAGGTTCCTTACTTCGGCATCTGCTTTGGTATGCAGATGGCTGTGGTGGAAGCCGCCCGCCATCTGGCAGGTATCGAACAGGCCTCCTCGACTGAATTTGGTCAGACGTCGGAACCGGTCGTCGGCCTGATGACCGAATGGATGAAGGGCAATGAGCTTGAGAAGCGTTCTGCTGCCGGTAATCTTGGCGGCACCATGCGTCTCGGAGCCTATAAGGCTGCGTTGAAGAAAGATTCGCGGATTGCCGACATTTATGGCTCTACCGAGATTTCCGAGCGTCACCGCCATCGCTACGAAGTGAATGTGGACTACAAGCAACGGCTGGAAGATTGCGGTCTGGTGTTTGCAGGCATGTCGCCTGACGGCCTTCTGCCGGAAACGGTGGAATACCCCGATCACCCATGGTTCGTCGGCGTGCAGTATCACCCGGAACTCAAGTCCCGCCCGCTGGACCCGCACCCGCTGTTCAAGAGCTTCGTGGAAGCGGCTCTGGAGCAGAGCCGGCTGGTTTGA
- the secG gene encoding preprotein translocase subunit SecG, which yields MQTVLIVIHLIIVISLVGVVLIQRSEGGGLGIGGGSGFMSARGAANALTRTTAILATLFFITSLGLGILSRFEAKPTDILNRIPAGQQAPSGNILDQLPGAPATAPANSGAQAPANGAATTPAPAQPGAVPTGN from the coding sequence ATGCAGACCGTACTGATCGTCATTCACCTCATAATCGTGATTTCGCTTGTCGGCGTCGTGCTGATCCAGCGGTCCGAAGGCGGCGGGCTTGGGATCGGCGGCGGCTCAGGCTTCATGTCCGCACGCGGCGCGGCCAATGCCCTGACCCGGACAACGGCTATTCTGGCGACGCTGTTTTTCATCACGTCGCTCGGACTTGGCATCTTGTCGCGGTTCGAGGCAAAGCCGACCGATATTCTCAATCGTATTCCGGCTGGCCAGCAGGCACCTTCAGGCAATATTCTTGACCAACTGCCTGGCGCACCGGCGACAGCTCCTGCCAATAGCGGTGCGCAGGCACCAGCCAATGGCGCTGCGACAACGCCCGCACCGGCCCAGCCCGGCGCAGTTCCGACCGGCAACTGA